From the genome of Dryobates pubescens isolate bDryPub1 chromosome 5, bDryPub1.pri, whole genome shotgun sequence, one region includes:
- the RPS6KL1 gene encoding ribosomal protein S6 kinase-like 1, which translates to MSRPEAEPCSRALAQARVYLGQLRSRVASGGPEGGGRRDYLVEAARQLRLALERDVSEDYEEAFNHYQNGVDVLLRGVQVDPNKERREAVKRKITQYLRRAEEIFNCHLQRAAGDGNHTATGYSSLRFRPIRTLSSAVENLRRCKVVGVIDKVQIVQDPATGGTFILKSLPKSHVETRERQTIIPHGVPFMVKLLCYYVSEDSIFLHLEHVQGETLWSHLRSKYCVQQGSANSNTAQALRDHGREDSVGSSQRSSQASIFSAWTDSGLPGSVTHQVLGNVGASLPQEQSLDPMDPGSGNHCQLHLAPASSVRAAPGGQDLSVVQAVSSLVDHVPAAAAKGPSQGLVISPRDAVASSAGCTLERAASQRDPRLPQTPAPLPKTVRGGQAGAGQPLSQQVSETPWAWPLPTSGQRQLHAGVAPSGSSKPNGPGLAKETSWEGSLTRGQLNEQPASGQCKALASCGHSQRAWAVKEEQVQLWAAEILLALEGLHQQGVLCRDLNPRNLLLDAGGHVLLTFFGQWTEVEPHCCSQAQEEMYSAPEVGGIMEPTEAADCWSYGALLYELLTGVPLCQNHPSGIQPHTQLHLPEGLSLAATSLLTELLQYNPKRRLGSGDGGMAKLKSHSFFSTIPWNKLVG; encoded by the exons ATGAGCCGGCCGGAGGCCGAGCCCTGCTCCCGGGCGCTGGCGCAGGCCCGCGTCTACCTGGGGCAGCTGCGGAGCCGCGTGGCCTCGGGGGGCCCCGAGGGCGGCGGGCGGAGGGACTACCTGGTGGAGGCGGCGCGGCAGCTGCGGCTGGCGCTGGAGCGGGACGTCAGCGAGGACTACGAGGAGGCCTTCAACCACTATCAGAATGGCGTGGACGTGCTGCTCCGCGGCGTGCAGG TTGACCCCAACAAGGAGCGCCGAGAGGCTGTAAAGCGGAAGATCACTCAGTACTTGAGGCGTGCGGAGGAGATCTTCAACTGCCACCTCCAGCGGGCTGCAGGGGATGGCAACCACACGGCCACG GGGTACAGCAGCCTGCGCTTCAGGCCGATCAGGACACTCAGCTCAGCAGTGGAGAACCTGAGGAGGTGCAAGGTGGTGGGAGTGATCGATAAG GTGCAGATTGTCCAGGATCCAGCCACTGGTGGCACCTTTATACTTAAG agcctccccaAATCCCACGTTGAGACCCGGGAGCGACAGACCATCATCCCTCATGGGGTGCCCTTCATGGTCAAGCTGTTGTGCTACTATGTGAGTGAGGACTCCATCTTCCTCCACCTGGAGCACGTGCAGG gGGAGACACTGTGGTCTCACCTCCGCtccaagtactgtgtccagcagggctctgccaatTCAAACACCGCTCAAGCCCTGAGGGACCATGGCAGAGAGGACAGCGTGGGAAGCTCCCAGCGCAGCAGCCAAGCCTCCATCTTCTCTGCTTGGACAGACAGTGGCCtcccaggctctgtgactcACCAAGTACTGGGAAACGTTGGTGCCTCCCTCCCTCAGGAGCAGTCCCTTGACCCCATGGACCCTGGCTCGGGGAACCACTGCCAGCTTCACCTGGCTCCTGCTAGCAGCGTGAGGGCTGCACCTGGAGGGCAGGATCTCAGTGTGGTTCAGGCTGTGTCTAGCCTTGTGGACcatgttccagcagcagcagccaaaggtCCCAGCCAGGGCCTGGTCATCAGTCCCAGGGACGCTGTAgccagcagtgcaggctgcacGTTGGAGAGAGCAGCCTCTCAGCGTGACCCCAGGCTTCCTCAGACACCTGCCCCTCTACCGAAGACTGTGAGGGggggccaggcaggggcagggcagccatTGTCTCAGCAAGTGTCTGAGACCCCCTGGGCTTGGCCTCTCCCAACCTCAGGTCAGAGGCAGCTTCATGCAGGAGTTGCCCCATCTGGCTCTAGCAAGCCCAATGGGCCTGGCCTGGCAAAGGAGACCTCATGGGAAGGAAGCCTGACCCGTGGCCAGCTCAATGAGCAGCCAGCATCAGGACAGTGCAAGGCTTTGGCTTCCTGTGGGCACAGCCAGAGAGCATGGGCTGTGAAGGAGGAGCAggtgcagctgtgggcagcagaaaTCCTCCTGGCCTTAGAGGGACTTCACCAACAGGGTGTATTGTGCCGGGACCTCAACCCCAGGAACCTGCTGCTTGATGCAGGCG gtcatGTTCTTCTCACTTTCTTTGGCCAGTGGACAGAGGTGgagccccactgctgcagccaggcacaggaggAGATGTACAGTGCCCCAG AAGTGGGAGGGATCATGGAGCCCACCGAAGCAGCTGACTGCTGGAGCTATGGCGCTCTCTTGTATGAGTTGCTGACAGGAGTG CCACTGTGCCagaaccacccttcagggattCAACCTCACACCCAGCTGCATCTGCCAgaggggctcagcctggctgctacATCACTGCTCACCGAG ctcctgcagtaCAACCCCAAGCGGCGCTTGGGGTCTGGAGACGGTGGCATGGCGAAGCTGAAGTCCCACTCCTTCTTCAGCACCATCCCATGGAACAAGCTGGTGGGCTAG
- the DLST gene encoding dihydrolipoyllysine-residue succinyltransferase component of 2-oxoglutarate dehydrogenase complex, mitochondrial, protein MLLLWRSRCLGRALGRSLRALRQGNCTLARCSLSGVAGSQGMAYMNSRKLVVNSSSVFTVRYFRTTAVRRDDVVTVNTPAFAESVTEGDVRWEKAVGDTVAEDEVVCEIETDKTSVQVPAPAAGVIEALLVPDGGKVEGGTPLFKLRKTGAAPAKAKPAAAPPPPAAPEPVAAAPPPPAAPIPTTMPPVPPVSTQPIDSKPVSAVKPAAAPAAAPPGEAVPSKGARSEHRVKMNRMRQRIAQRLKEAQNTCAMLTTFNEIDMSNIRDMRAVHKDSFLKKHNLKLGFMSAFVKAAAFALQDQPVVNAVIDDTTKEIVYRDYVDISVAVATPRGLVVPVVRNVENMNYADIERAIYELGEKARKNELAIEDMDGGTFTISNGGVFGSLFGTPIINPPQSAILGMHAIFDRPVAVGGKVEVRPMMYVALTYDHRLIDGREAVTFLRKIKAAVEDPRVLLLDL, encoded by the exons GGGAACTGTACTCTGGCAAGATGCTCTCTGTCTG GTGTGGCTGGGAGCCAAGGAATGGCTTACATGAACAGCAGGAAGCTTGT agtaAATAGCTCCAGTGTCTTCACTGTCCGTTACTTCAGAACCACTGCAGTACGTA GGGATGATGTGGTTACAGTGAACACACCAGCCTTTGCAGAGTCAGTCACAGAAGGAGATGTCAGGTGGGAGAAAG CTGTTGGAGACACAGTGGCAGAAGATGAAGTGGTGTGTGAGATTGAAACAGATAAG ACATCAGTGCAagttccagccccagcagctggtgtGATTGAAGCCCTTCTGGTACCTGATGGTGGCAAAGTGGAAGGGGGGACACCTCTGTTCAAACTCAGGAAAACTGGAG ctgctcctgccaaggccaaaccagcagcagcccctcctcctcctgcagcccctgaaCCTGTAGCTgcggctcctcctcctcctgcagcgcCAATTCCCACTACAATGCCACCAGTGCCACCTGTGTCAACTCAGCCCATCGACAGCAAGCCAG TGTCTGCGGTGAAGCCGGCTGCAGCCCCAGCGGCAGCCCCTCCTGGGGAGGCAGTGCCCAGCAAAGGTGCCAGATCAGAGCATAGG GTGAAAATGAATCGGATGCGCCAGCGCATCGCCCAGCGGCTGAAAGAGGCTCAGAACACTTGTGCCATGCTGACCACTTTCAACGAGATCGACATGAG CAACATCCGGGATATGAGAGCTGTACACAAGGATTCCTTCCTGAAAAAGCACAACCTGAAGCTAGGTTTCATGTCAGCTTTtgtgaaagctgcagcttttgCTCTGCAGGACCAGCCTGTTGTGAATGCAG TGATTGATGACACGACCAAAGAGATTGTGTACAGGGACTATGTGGACATCAGCGTGGCTGTAGCGACTCCCCGG GGTCTTGTGGTCCCTGTTGTTAGGAATGTAGAAAACATGAACTATGCTGACATAGAGCGTGCCATCTACGAGCTGGGGGAGAAG GCAAGGAAGAATGAACTGGCCATTGAAGACATGGATGGTGGCACTTTCACAATCAGCAATGGAGGGGTTTTTGGGTCATTATTTGGGACACCTATCATTAACCCACCCCAGTCTGCCATCTTAGGCATGCACGCCATCTTTGACAGGCCCGTGGCCGTGGGAGGCAAG GTGGAGGTGCGGCCCATGATGTACGTGGCGCTGACGTACGACCACCGACTGATCGACGGCAGAGAGGCTGTCACCTTCCTGCGCAAGATCAAGGCAGCGGTGGAGGACCCCCGCGTGCTGCTGCTCGACCTGTAG